The DNA window CAGAAACTGAAGGTGGGTTAAATGGAAATTGTGCTCTGTGTTACAGGAAGTATTGCGGCAACAGAATGTGTTAAATTAGCTAGGGAACTGAAAAGACAAGGGTTTGATGTTAAATGTTTCATGAGCGAAGATGCATGTAACATAATTCATCCGAATGCCATGGAGTTTGCCACGGGTCAGAAGGTGGTAACAGAACTTACAGGGGACATTGAACATGTTAAATATGCGCAAACCGATCTGATATTGGTGGCACCAGCCACAGCAAATATCATAAGCAAATTTGCCTATAAAATGGCAGACAATCCAATAAGCACCCTTTTAATAACGGGGTTTGGCTATCAAACACCAACTGTATTTGTTCCGTCCATGCATGAGTCCATGTACCGTGCTGTTTCACAGAATATAGATGGATTAAAAGAGGAAGGAATACTATTTTTAGAGCCTAAAAGGGAAGAAGGGAAGGCTAAATTTCCAGACATTAATGATATAGTACTCCAAGCTTTACGAGAAACATCTGAGGGCAAACTTAGGGGTAAAAAAGTTCTCATCAGTGCTGGCGGAACTTATGAGGCAATTGATTCGGTTAGGGGAATTACTAACATGAGTTCTGGTAAAATGGGTCTTGAAATTGCACGTGAAGCCTTCATACAAGGTGCTGATGTAACAATGGTTAATGGCAGGGTTGATGTCCCAATACCCAGCCTATTTGAAAGGTTCGATGTGACTTCGGCCAGTGAAATGATAAATAAACTCACAGATCTTCTACCAGAGAATGATATTTTCATATCTGCAGCAGCTGTTTCAGATTTTAAATTAGAATGTTCCGATTCCCAAAAAATTTCTTCAGATGATGATCTCATCATCCATTTCAAACCAGGACCCAAGATCCTGAACATGGTTAAGGAACTCAATCCAAACATATTCCTGGTTGGATTTAAAGCAGAATCCAATATTTCAGAGGAGGAATTGGTTATTTCTGCAAGGAAACAAATTGAAAAATCTGGGGCAGATTTCGTTGTTGCCAACGATATCAGTATTGAAGGATCTGGATTTGGTTCAGAAAAAAATCAGGTGGTCATAGTTGACGACGACACCTCTTCAGTTCCACTCTGTTCTAAACAAGAAGTGGCAAAGAAGATAGTTGAAAAGATCATTGAAAGGGTTTAATTTTTTTTTAATATATTTTTTTGAAAACTAAGAAAATAGGATTTGGACTCTTTTTTAGAGCTTAGATTCCAAATTTTTAAAAGGCAAATTCGCACACAACTGCCAGATGATCCTTTTCATAGGGTTCGAGTTTGATCTTTTCAAGAATTCTAAATCCACCAGTTTTTAATTTGGTTTCTTCTTCTTTAAAAATCTTTTTTGGAGATTTTGTAACGTCTATACTCCTGGCTTTGATCATTATTATTCCTATGCCTTCGGACTTTAAATAGAGGTTCATGTTGTTCATGAAAAGTTCTGATTGTCGGGGTTGTGCAACATCCGAGTAGACCACATCCACTTTTTCCATTAGATGAGCGTAGTTTTTAGGTTTGGTTGCATCTTCTAGGAGGGGAATCAAATTTGGTCTGGTCTTAGAAATTTCAACCATCTTCCTCATCATCCTTGGGGAAAATTCTACACACCAAATACTGCCATCAGGACTTATATCTGAAATATGTGAAGGTGTAGTTCCTGCAGACGCACCTAAATAAAGAATTTTGGAATCAATTTCAAATGGGTAAATTTTCATCCCATTCATCAGGGCCGCACCTAACTTCGAACGTCGTTGGTCCCATATACGGAATTCATCACCTTCATGTTCAACCAGTTTCTCCCCATAAACTTTCTGTCCAATGTTAAGGT is part of the Methanobacterium lacus genome and encodes:
- the coaBC gene encoding bifunctional phosphopantothenoylcysteine decarboxylase/phosphopantothenate--cysteine ligase CoaBC, whose protein sequence is MEIVLCVTGSIAATECVKLARELKRQGFDVKCFMSEDACNIIHPNAMEFATGQKVVTELTGDIEHVKYAQTDLILVAPATANIISKFAYKMADNPISTLLITGFGYQTPTVFVPSMHESMYRAVSQNIDGLKEEGILFLEPKREEGKAKFPDINDIVLQALRETSEGKLRGKKVLISAGGTYEAIDSVRGITNMSSGKMGLEIAREAFIQGADVTMVNGRVDVPIPSLFERFDVTSASEMINKLTDLLPENDIFISAAAVSDFKLECSDSQKISSDDDLIIHFKPGPKILNMVKELNPNIFLVGFKAESNISEEELVISARKQIEKSGADFVVANDISIEGSGFGSEKNQVVIVDDDTSSVPLCSKQEVAKKIVEKIIERV
- a CDS encoding fibrillarin-like rRNA/tRNA 2'-O-methyltransferase, with amino-acid sequence MENLEDYTGLYVFEDHIATKNLNIGQKVYGEKLVEHEGDEFRIWDQRRSKLGAALMNGMKIYPFEIDSKILYLGASAGTTPSHISDISPDGSIWCVEFSPRMMRKMVEISKTRPNLIPLLEDATKPKNYAHLMEKVDVVYSDVAQPRQSELFMNNMNLYLKSEGIGIIMIKARSIDVTKSPKKIFKEEETKLKTGGFRILEKIKLEPYEKDHLAVVCEFAF